Proteins found in one Brachypodium distachyon strain Bd21 chromosome 5, Brachypodium_distachyon_v3.0, whole genome shotgun sequence genomic segment:
- the LOC104585510 gene encoding auxin-induced protein X10A — protein sequence MMMIGVPKPPGAEQLVGERRSKAAAERAEMLDGTGEEALAVPRGYIAVYVGAEERRFMVHVSYLCQPAFRALMELAAEVFGFGLAGGLHFSCREEEFLAIVAQLDSAQWSDWGCGQEVRTADPRVETNSYGQ from the exons ATGATGATGATAGGGGTACCTAAACCGCCGGGCGCTGAGCAGCTGGTCGGCGAGAGGAGgagcaaggcggcggcggagcgggcggaAATGCTCGACGGcaccggcgaggaggcgctggcggtgccgagggggtacattGCGGTGTACGTGGGCGCGGAGGAGCGGCGGTTCATGGTGCACGTGAGCTACCTCTGCCAGCCGGCGTTCCGGGCGCTCATGGAGCTTGCGGCGGAGGTGTTCGGATTCGGCCTGGCCGGTGGCCTCCACTTCTCCTGCCGCGAGGAGGAGTTCCTCGCCATCGTCGCCCAGCTTGATTCCGCCCAGTGGAGCGACTGGGGCTGCGGA CAAGAGGTCCGAACTGCTGATCCAAGAGTTGAGACAAACAGCTATGGTCAGTGA